The nucleotide sequence CTTAAGAACGCTTTTAAGCGCTCACTTTGGGGGTTTGTAAAGACTTTTTTCGGGTCGCCTTGTTCTTCAATGACTCCTCGATTAAAGAATAACACTAGATTGGAGACTTCCCGAGCAAACTGCATCTCATGAGTGACCACTACCATCGTCATGCCTTCTTGTGCTAAAGTTCGCATAACGGTTAATACTTCCCCGACTAATTCCGGATCTAAAGCGCTTGTGGGTTCGTCAAAGAGGATCACCTCTGGTTTCATACACAAACTACGCGCAATGGCAACTCGTTGTTTTTGTCCTCCTGAAAGTTGATCAGGATAATAGTGGGCTTTATCCCCTAACCCAACTTTGTCGAGATACAATAAAGCTTGTTGTTTACATTCAGAAGAAGAAGATTTTAAGACTTTTTGGGGAGCAAGCATTAAGTTTTCTAACACTGTTAAATGAGGAAAAAGGTTAAAGTGTTGAAACACCATGCTGACTTTACTTCTCAACTGCCGCAACACTTTTTGATTGATGCGAGGTGAAGCCATATCTACCCCCAACACCTCTAAGCGTCCCCCGTTGATGGTTTCTAGACGGTTGAGACAACGCAAAAAGGTACTTTTTCCGCATCCAGACGGACCAATCACAGAAACCACATCGCCTTTATGAAGTGTGCCGGTTACGCCTTTTAGCACTTCTAATGATCCGTAGCTTTTGCGGAGATTTTCACAAACTATAATGGGAATATTATCGGGCATAAATATATTTCAAGGGTTTATTTAATGGTAGATTATTTAGAATAGGAGCGGTAGTCGTGTGAGTTGATTAGTATATGAATTTTCTTATTTTTATACAGTATTAATGTCTCATTTTGCTTAAAATTTATACTAAATTAATTTTTTTAGACTAATTTTCTTCCCGAGGATAATCCGTGAAAACCCATCATTTAAAACCGTTAAAATTCCTACATTATTTGATTTTATCGCTACTCAGTTTTATTCTAGCCATTTCTTGGTTGATTTTACCGGGTTTTTCTCAAGATACGGGAAAAGCTTTTACCGTTGCCACAGAACCGGCTTTTCCGCCTTTTGAAATGACCGATCAAAAAACGGGAGAGTTAACCGGATTTGATCTGGAATTAATGAAGGCTATTGGACAAGAAGCCGGCTTAAAAATTACCTTTGAAAGTTTACCGTTTGATGGGATTATTCCGGCTTTGCAAGCTGGTACAGTTAAGGCGGCTATTAGCGGCATGACCATTACTCCCGAACGGGCACAAACCTTATCTTTTTCCCGTCCTTATTTTAAAGCGGGTTTAGCTATTGCCGTTCGCAAAGATAATAACAGTATTAAAAGTTTTGATGATTTAAAAGGAAAAAAAATAGCGGTTCAAATTGGCACAACGGGAGCCAAACAAGCCGCCCAAATTGAAGGGGCAGAAATTTCGATTTTTGATTCGGCTGTTTTAGCGTTACAAGAGTTAGTCAATGGCAAAGTAGATGCAGTGGTGAATGATGCGCCGGTTACCCTTTATGCCATTAAAAAAGCCGGTTTACCCGGGGTGAAAGTGGTGGGAGAGTTATTAACCGAAGAATATTATGGGATAGCATTACCGAAAAATTCTCCTTATCTGAAACAGATTAATGATGGCATTGCACGTCTGTTAGAAAACGGCACTTATCAATCTATTTATGAGAAATGGTTTGGAACTCAACCGCCGGAATTACCGTTAACGGCCCCGTCTTTAGACAGTCAATCAGAAAAATTTGACCCGCAAAGTTTTTATATTAATCTTTTTCAAAATCTGATTAAAGGGGCTGGCATTACAGTTTTATTGACGGCCTTTTCTGTTTTGTTTGGTTTGATGGGAGGAACCTTAATTGCGCTGGCTTTAATTTCTCCTTATTCTCTTCTGCGTTTACTCTGTAGAATTTATGTGGATTTCTTTCGGGGAACGCCGATGTTAGTGCAACTTTTTATTATTTATTTTGGGTTGCCGGCTTTGTTTCAAGACCACTTAGGAATCGAATGGAGTTTGCCGCGTTTTCCGGCGGCGGTGATCGCTTTAAGTTTAAATGTTGCGGCTTATTTAGCAGAGATTATTCGCGGGGGAATTGAGTCTATCGATCGAGGACAATGGGAAGCTTGTGAGTCTTTAGGAATGACTCCTCAGCAGACCATGCAAGATGTCATTTTTCCTCAAGCTTTTCGCCGAATTTTACCGCCTTTAGGCAATGAATTTATTACTTTAATTAAGGATACCAGTTTAACGGCGGTGATCGGGTTTCAGGAGTTGTTTAGAGAAGGACAGTTAATTGTTGCGGTTACCTATAAGGCCTTTGAGGTTTATATTGCTGTGGCGTTGGTTTATCTGATTCTGACTTCCTTATCCTCGATCGCTTTTAAGTGGTTAGAAGCGGCGATGAATCCCCTTGAAAGGGCGAAAAAAAGAGCCGTAAAAGTTTAAAATTCAGGTTCTCCTTGCTATTACCTCTTTTTACTTCTCTCATGACTATTTTACAAGATACCCTGAAAAGTCAGATTAGACCTCTTGCATAAATCTAATTTGCCTTAATTCTGTTGCCTGTTCCCTACAACTATATACTTTTGTTAAATATCCTCACAAAACCAAGCTTAATCCCCCCCAAGAGACTAAACTGAAATAAGGTCAACTCGCGCCACCTAGATAAGCCCGGTTCGAGAAGACCAAACGTTTAACTAACGAGCCAATATGAGAGATAAGTTGATCTCCTTTAGGCTTGGGACGAGTAAATTAACCGACTATCCAAACTAGCCAGCACATTTGATTGATTATCGCTATTGCTGTGTTCTTAGGAGCAATAGCATGGTAAAACCCTATCCTCGTTTATGGTAAGATCAAATGTTTTAATCAGAGCCAAGAGTCAGGAATCCATCGGATTCGAGAATTGCTCAGGGCCAAAAGCGTTTGGATCAAGTAGGATGATAGTTAGTACATCAAACCAGAATTGATTCACTATTTTGGATAAGCGAATCACTATTAAACTCCCGGAGGTCCATTCACGTTTTGAATCGTCCTTCGGGAGCAAATATCTCTGGATATTCAGACTAAGGTTGAACTTAAAGAAGGGGAAATTATTATGGGGGAATTAAATACAGCCGAACTCCTAATAAGATGTTTGGAAAATGAAGGGGTTGAATACATCTTCGGACTGCCTGGGGAAGAAAACTTACATATTCTAGAAGCCCTAAAACATTCTCCAATTAAATTTATTACTACTCGCCACGAACAAGGAGCCGCTTTCATGGCCGATGTTTACGGGCGTTTAACGGGTAAAGCTGGCGTTTGTCTTTCTACGCTGGGTCCGGGAGCTACAAACCTCATGACAGGGGTAGCAGATGCGAATCTTGACGGCGCGCCTTTGGTGGCCATTACCGGACAGGTGGGAACAGATCGTATGCACATAGAATCCCACCAATATCTAGACTTAGTAGCCATGTTTGCTCCCGTCACCAAATGGAATAAGCAAATTGTTCGCCCTAGCATTACGCCAGAAGTGGTCCGCAAAGCCTTTAAAGTTGCCCAAAGCGAGAAACCGGGCGCGGTTCATATCGACTTGCCGGAAAATATCGCAGCTATGCCGGTTCAAGGACTGCCTTTAAAAATCGATAGTCAGGAAAAAACCTACGCCTCCTATCGCAGTCTGAACATGGCAGCCACAGCTATTTCAAAAGCCAATTATCCCTTAATTTTGGCGGGTAATGGCATCATTCGCTCCCATGCTAGTGAAGCTTTAACCGAATTTGCCACAGCCTTAAATATTCCGGTTGCCAATACCTTTATGGGCAAAGGGGCCATACCCTACACCCATCCTCTCGCCCTTTGGACAGTAGGATTACAACAACGGGATATTATCACCTGTGCCTTTGAGCGCTCGGACTTAATTATCGCTGTGGGTTATGATTTGGTGGAATATTCCCCAAAACGCTGGAATCCGGACGGAACAAAACAGATTATTCATGTCGGACTAGCCCCGGCAGAAATTGACAGTAGCTACATTCCTTTAGTGGAAGCCGTTGGGGATATATCTGATTCTCTGATGGATATCCTCAAACGCGCTGATCGTCAAGGCAAAGAGAACCGGGTAGCGGCGGGTTTACGGGCTGAACTGCGGGCCGAATATGAATACTATGCTAATGATGACGGTTTTCCCATTAAACCCCAAAAAATTATCTATGATTTGCGTCAGGTGATGGGGCCAGAAGATATCGTGATCTCTGATGTGGGGGCTCATAAAATGTGGATGGCACGTCATTATCATTGTGATACCCCCAATACCTGTATTATTTCTAACGGGTTTGCGGCGATGGGTATTGCCATTCCTGGGGCACTGGCGGCTAAGTTAGTTCATCCGGATAAAAAAATTGTCGCGGTAACCGGCGATGGCGGTTTCATGATGAACTCTCAAGAATTAGAAACTGCATTGCGGATAGGCACGCCTTTTGTGACTCTAATTTTTAATGATAATGGCTATGGATTGATCGAATGGAAACAGATGAATCAGTTCGGAGAATCGTCTTTTATTAAGTTTACCAATCCCGATTTTGTCAAATTTGCTGAAAGTATGGGATTAAAAGGCTATCGTGTGGAATCAGCGAAAGACCTCATTCCCATTTTAGAAACTGCCTTAAAACAGGATGTTCCAGCAGTGATTGATTGTCCTGTGGACTACGGCGAAAATCTGCGTTTTTCTCAAAAAGCTGGCGATTTAAGTTGTCCGATTTGGGAATAGACGGTCGATAAACTTAATCCATTCAATGCTTATACCCCCTAAACTTTTAGGGGGTTGAATTCAAAATTTTGGTTCTGTAAAAAACTGGAGATATAATTTTAAATCGGCTGATGACCCAAGTTTTTTTCAAATCTTATCTGCTTTTATTTTTACTGATTCTCGCTGGATATTTAGGCAACTACTATCATTACTCCTTATTTTTTGGCATAGATTTTCTTTTTGGGAGTATTTTTAGCTTAGTTGTCGTTTATTTTTATGGAACAGTTTGGGGGGTGATAGCGGCTCTAATTGCCGGCAGTTATACTTATCAATTATGGGGGCATCCTTATGCGGCTTTAATTATCACAGGTGAGGCTTTATTTGTTGGCTTGATGTTGCGCCGCCGTCAGAGGAGTATTGTATTACTTTGTAGCCTTTATTGGCTTGTCTTTGGTACGTCGCTCGTTTATCTCTGTTATGGG is from Gloeothece verrucosa PCC 7822 and encodes:
- a CDS encoding acetolactate synthase large subunit — protein: MGELNTAELLIRCLENEGVEYIFGLPGEENLHILEALKHSPIKFITTRHEQGAAFMADVYGRLTGKAGVCLSTLGPGATNLMTGVADANLDGAPLVAITGQVGTDRMHIESHQYLDLVAMFAPVTKWNKQIVRPSITPEVVRKAFKVAQSEKPGAVHIDLPENIAAMPVQGLPLKIDSQEKTYASYRSLNMAATAISKANYPLILAGNGIIRSHASEALTEFATALNIPVANTFMGKGAIPYTHPLALWTVGLQQRDIITCAFERSDLIIAVGYDLVEYSPKRWNPDGTKQIIHVGLAPAEIDSSYIPLVEAVGDISDSLMDILKRADRQGKENRVAAGLRAELRAEYEYYANDDGFPIKPQKIIYDLRQVMGPEDIVISDVGAHKMWMARHYHCDTPNTCIISNGFAAMGIAIPGALAAKLVHPDKKIVAVTGDGGFMMNSQELETALRIGTPFVTLIFNDNGYGLIEWKQMNQFGESSFIKFTNPDFVKFAESMGLKGYRVESAKDLIPILETALKQDVPAVIDCPVDYGENLRFSQKAGDLSCPIWE
- a CDS encoding amino acid ABC transporter ATP-binding protein, translating into MPDNIPIIVCENLRKSYGSLEVLKGVTGTLHKGDVVSVIGPSGCGKSTFLRCLNRLETINGGRLEVLGVDMASPRINQKVLRQLRSKVSMVFQHFNLFPHLTVLENLMLAPQKVLKSSSSECKQQALLYLDKVGLGDKAHYYPDQLSGGQKQRVAIARSLCMKPEVILFDEPTSALDPELVGEVLTVMRTLAQEGMTMVVVTHEMQFAREVSNLVLFFNRGVIEEQGDPKKVFTNPQSERLKAFLSRLNPN
- a CDS encoding ABC transporter permease subunit (The N-terminal region of this protein, as described by TIGR01726, is a three transmembrane segment that identifies a subfamily of ABC transporter permease subunits, which specificities that include histidine, arginine, glutamine, glutamate, L-cystine (sic), the opines (in Agrobacterium) octopine and nopaline, etc.) — protein: MKTHHLKPLKFLHYLILSLLSFILAISWLILPGFSQDTGKAFTVATEPAFPPFEMTDQKTGELTGFDLELMKAIGQEAGLKITFESLPFDGIIPALQAGTVKAAISGMTITPERAQTLSFSRPYFKAGLAIAVRKDNNSIKSFDDLKGKKIAVQIGTTGAKQAAQIEGAEISIFDSAVLALQELVNGKVDAVVNDAPVTLYAIKKAGLPGVKVVGELLTEEYYGIALPKNSPYLKQINDGIARLLENGTYQSIYEKWFGTQPPELPLTAPSLDSQSEKFDPQSFYINLFQNLIKGAGITVLLTAFSVLFGLMGGTLIALALISPYSLLRLLCRIYVDFFRGTPMLVQLFIIYFGLPALFQDHLGIEWSLPRFPAAVIALSLNVAAYLAEIIRGGIESIDRGQWEACESLGMTPQQTMQDVIFPQAFRRILPPLGNEFITLIKDTSLTAVIGFQELFREGQLIVAVTYKAFEVYIAVALVYLILTSLSSIAFKWLEAAMNPLERAKKRAVKV